The segment TCGAGAGCGGCCAGACGTAGGGCTTGTTACCGCCCGGGGCGAGATAAAAGCTGGTGTAGGGCTTCCCGCCGATCTCCACAAGAATGCGGTCCGGCGCCGCCTGCGTGAACTTCACCTGGGCGCACAGCGGCAGCGCCAGAACGAATGTTGCGAGAATAGTGAATCGCACGAATGATTTCTCCTCAGGCATAGATTCGCCGGCGTACTACTCGGGCAGGCGTCCATGATGCCAGTGGCAGGATTCTACTGCGCCCACCTCAGCAAGTCAAACGACGACCAAAGGACGAAGGACTTGATTGCTCTGCAACCGCAGCAGATCGTCAGCTTAACTCAGGGGTGAACACCGAAATGCCGAAATGGCGATTCGGACTCCAGGCGTCCAGTTCAGTCGAAACTCGGGACCAGCGTTGTCTGTTTAGTCTCTCCAGTCCGCCTGCGTGTCTGTCTTGCTCTCAAAAAACCGACACCCGCGGTACTTACCAGTTGCCACAACGAACACACAACGAACGGACATCAGTGAGAGTCCACCAGGGCTTTACTAATCCGAATTCCAAAATTATTCTCGTTGCTCGAGCTGCGAATGCCGGCGTCACCGTCGGCGAGACCTGGTAGACTCGGCGGAAAAGATTATCGAACTCGGCCTCGTCTGCGTCACGCACGATTCGTGGCGACGCTTGAGACGTTGATGTGGAACTGCGAGCGTTGCGAGGACTGCACCGAGATCTGTGGCTGCGGCGAAGACATCCACTGGCGGGTGTGGCGCTACAAGGCACAAATAGGACTACGATGTCGGCCGGCGCCCGTGCTGCTGAATGCAACGCGAGGGCCTCGGCATCCCTTTGTTGTCCCGAATGTAAACACACGGGAGCCGTTCAGGAAGCATCATGTCGCAGTCAGGTCGGTAAGTAACACCGTATGAGCGCGCACGTCGTACAGGCGAGCGAACTCGAGCGCTATGGAAAGTACCATTACGCAATCCCTGTGATCCTGACAGTTACATTTCATGTTAATTCTCCGAGGTCCTCAGAGATCCTTGACAACTTGATCTTGACAACTTCTGGGGCCAGAGTTATGGTCCTAGCGGAGGTGTTGTCTTATGCCTTCCCTGACGATTCTGGCAGGCATCTCCCGGAACTGGTGGGTGCTGGCTGTTCGTGGGTTCATCGCTGTTCTTTTCGGCCTTTGTGCATTCCTCTGGCCGGGCCTGACCTTAGCCGTGTTGGTTTTGCTCTGGGGCATCTTCGCCTTGGCTGACGGGGTCATGGCAGTGATTGTGGGGGGATGGGGCCGATGGTGGTCGCTGCTCCTATTCGGCCTTCTCGCAATTGCCATCGGGGTGTTCGCCCTATCACAACCGCATATAACTGCCCTTGCCTTACTCTTCGTCATCGCCGCGTGGGCGATCGCCCGCGGCATCTTTGAAATCGTTGCGGCAATTCGACTCCGCAAGGAACTCTCCAACGAGTGGCTGCTGATCTTGAGCGGTTCGCTCTCGATCGCCATTGGGGTG is part of the Clostridia bacterium genome and harbors:
- a CDS encoding DUF308 domain-containing protein: MPSLTILAGISRNWWVLAVRGFIAVLFGLCAFLWPGLTLAVLVLLWGIFALADGVMAVIVGGWGRWWSLLLFGLLAIAIGVFALSQPHITALALLFVIAAWAIARGIFEIVAAIRLRKELSNEWLLILSGSLSIAIGVLLVMFPGAGALSMVWLLGA